From a region of the Ammospiza nelsoni isolate bAmmNel1 chromosome 26, bAmmNel1.pri, whole genome shotgun sequence genome:
- the LOC132084015 gene encoding collagen alpha-1(I) chain-like: MGTGLSGAGAEWGRGNATPSGLRPPRRGQTQAGTLPSRAKALLAPQPPGPGRGSGRSCRRCRIPEKPPPPAAGASRRWQVRSFAAIPGTDVLVLTPLRWSLADRAGEGAALQPPGRRGSLPARPAPAAAPGTAGTPRSSTGFGVLGSPRHKNGDGPPRPDPHIPPCPPHPSRPPGSPRSGAASAARRAQGAGSLRGDPELALAPRPRRAPQGPGGAGPGAPRAPRAPGVLRGADTHPQL; encoded by the exons atggggacagggctcagtggggcaggggctgaATGGGGACGAGGAAACGCGACCCCCTCGGGGCTGCGACCGCCACGAAGGGGGCAGACACAGGCGGGGACGCTGCCCAGCCGGGCCAAGGCCCTCctggccccgcagcccccggggccgggccggggctccgggCGGAGCTGCCGGCGGTGCCGCATTCCGGAGAAGCCGCCTCCGCCGGCGGCCGGTGCCAGCAGGCGCTGGCAGGTTCGGAGCTTCGCAGCGATTCCAGGCACAGATGTCCTTGTTTTAACTCCTCTGCGATGGAGCCTGGCAGACCGGGCGGGGGAGGGGGCGGCTCTGCAGCCCCCGGGGCGCCGGGGATCGCTGCcagcccggcccgccccggccgCGGCTCCGGGGACCGCCGGGACCCCCCGTTCCTCCACGGGGTTCGGCGTCCTGGGCTCCCCACGGCACAAAAACGGGGACGGCCCCCCCCGGCCTGACCCCCACATCCCTCCGTGTCCCCCACATCCCTCCCGACCCCCGGGCAGCCCCCGGAGCGGGGCCGCCTCCGCAGCGCGGCGAGCGCAGGGCGCCGGGAGCCTCCG CGGCGACCCGGAGCTGGCGCTGGCcccgcgcccccgccgcgcTCCGCAGGGCCCGGGAGGGGCCGGCCCGGGGGCACCGCGGGCACCGCGGGCACCGGGGGTGCTCAGGGGGGCAGACACCCACCCCCAGCTCTGA
- the NEUROD2 gene encoding neurogenic differentiation factor 2, whose amino-acid sequence MLTRLFSEPSLVPEVPKFPGWAEECEEDARSEKEERAAKGCALPEEPPEGSLGESKEEGELGGDEEEEEEEEEGLEEAEGERPKKRGPKKRKMTKARLERSKLRRQKANARERNRMHDLNAALDNLRKVVPCYSKTQKLSKIETLRLAKNYIWALSEILRSGKRPDLVSYVQTLCKGLSQPTTNLVAGCLQLNSRNFLTEQGQDGGRFHGPNAASFAVHPYPYPCSRLAAAPCPPAAGPGPHGLRTHGYCASAYESLYGNTSPDYNSSEYDGGLSPPLCINGNFSLKQDSSSPDHEKSYHYSMHYSALPGSRPAAHNLVFGSAGMRGGVHSENIFPYDMHLPHERGPMYEELNAFFHN is encoded by the coding sequence ATGTTGACGCGACTTTTCAGCGAGCCCAGCCTGGTCCCCGAAGTCCCGAAATTCCCCGGTTGGGCCGAGGAGTGCGAGGAGGATGCCCGGAGCGAGAAGGAGGAGCGGGCGGCGAAGGGCTGCGCCCTCCCCGAGGAGCCGCCCGAGGGTTCGCTGGGAGAAAGCAAAGAGGAAGGGGAGCTAGGAggggacgaggaggaggaggaggaggaggaggaaggcctGGAGGAGGCGGAGGGCGAGCGGCCCAAGAAGCGCGGCCCCAAGAAGAGGAAGATGACGAAGGCGCGGCTGGAGCGCTCCAAGCTGCGGCGGCAGAAGGCGAACGCCCGCGAGAGGAACCGGATGCACGACCTGAACGCGGCCCTGGACAACCTGCGCAAGGTGGTGCCCTGCTACTCCAAAACGCAAAAACTCTCCAAAATCGAGACCCTCCGCTTGGCCAAGAACTACATCTGGGCTCTCTCCGAGATCCTGCGCTCGGGCAAGCGGCCCGACCTGGTCTCCTACGTGCAGACTCTGTGCAaggggctgtcccagcccacCACCAACCTGGTGGCCGGCTGCCTCCAGCTCAACTCCCGCAACTTCCTGACGGAGCAGGGCCAGGACGGGGGTCGTTTCCACGGCCCCAACGCCGCCTCCTTCGCCGTGCACCCCTACCCCTACCCCTGCTCGCGGCTGGCCGCGGCGCcctgcccgcccgccgccggccccgggcCGCACGGGCTGAGGACACACGGCTACTGCGCCTCCGCCTACGAGAGCCTCTACGGCAACACCTCCCCCGACTACAACAGCTCGGAGTACGACGGGGGGCTCAGCCCCCCGCTCTGCATCAACGGCAACTTCTCCCTCAAGCAGGACTCTTCATCCCCCGACCACGAGAAAAGCTACCACTACTCTATGCACTACTCGGCGCTGCCCGgctcccgccccgccgctcACAACCTGGTCTTCGGGTCGGCGGGGATGCGCGGGGGGGTCCACTCCGAGAACATCTTCCCCTACGACATGCACCTCCCGCACGAGCGGGGCCCCATGTACGAGGAGCTCAACGCCTTCTTCCACAACTGa